One region of Gossypium raimondii isolate GPD5lz chromosome 6, ASM2569854v1, whole genome shotgun sequence genomic DNA includes:
- the LOC105774058 gene encoding U-box domain-containing protein 45 has product MAKYHRNDVGSVVLGRPSPTTSGNHFGLCTSFSAASFRRKILDAMSCGSSSRHRQQLMQEMIYDAVRPPPPPPTSTTTIRSVLKQSNEPIKTKRPVKNSINNGKPDKLADLLNLEEAESDAETTKKVQALEGLKRLVKELQMEKEENKRAAASRVRLLTKDDPESRVTLAMLGTIPPLVAMLDFEDSNSQIAALYALLNLGIGNDQNKAAIVKAGAVHKMLKLIESPNEPSQAVSDAIVANFLGLSALDSNKPIIGSSGAIPFLVKTLKILDKQSGCQARHDALRALYNLSISPSNIPFIMESDLIPFLVNALGDMDVSERVLSILSNVVSTPEGRKGISIAPEAFPILVDVLNWTDSPGCQEKASYILMVMAHKAYRDRQAMIEAGIVSSLLELTLLGSMLAQKRASRILEVLRVDKGKQVSGNLGGNTSAAVSAPIYGSSANQYGKDCLVEEGMMSEEKKAVKLLVQQSLQNNMKRIVNRANLPQDFVPSEHLKSLTASSTSKSLPF; this is encoded by the exons ATGGCCAAGTATCACCGCAACGACGTCGGATCCGTCGTCCTCGGTCGCCCTTCCCCCACCACCTCCGGCAACCACTTCGGACTATGTACATCCTTCTCCGCCGCCTCATTCCGAAGAAAAATCTTGGACGCCATGAGCTGCGGCTCCAGTTCTCGCCACCGTCAACAGCTCATGCAGGAAATGATCTACGACGCCGTCCGCCCTCCTCCTCCCCCTCCCACCAGCACCACCACAATACGTTCTGTATTAAAACAGTCCAACGAACccataaaaacaaaaaggcCTGTGAAAAACTCCATCAACAATGGCAAACCAGACAAGCTAGCCGATCTCTTGAACTTAGAGGAAGCGGAAAGTGATGCTGAGACTACGAAAAAAGTGCAAGCTTTGGAGGGGTTGAAGCGCTTGGTTAAGGAATTGCaaatggaaaaagaagaaaacaaaagagcAGCTGCCAGTAGAGTGAGATTGCTCACTAAAGATGACCCAGAAAGCAGAGTAACTTTAGCCATGCTAGGAACTATCCCCCCATTGGTTGCAATGCTTGATTTTGAGGATTCTAATTCACAGATCGCTGCTCTCTATGCCTTGCTTAATCTAGGAATCGGAAATGACCA GAACAAAGCAGCCATTGTTAAAGCAGGGGCAGTGCATAAGATGCTAAAGCTTATAGAGTCCCCTAATGAGCCAAGCCAAGCTGTTTCAGACGCCATAGTAGCAAATTTCCTTGGCTTGAGTGCCTTGGATTCAAATAAGCCTATCATTGGATCTTCAGGGGCTATCCCTTTCTTGGTGAAAACCCTAAAGATATTGGATAAGCAAAGTGGGTGTCAAGCAAGGCATGATGCTCTTAGAGCGCTTTACAATCTATCCATCTCCCCATCAAACATTCCCTTCATTATGGAGTCTGATTTGATACCCTTTTTAGTGAATGCCTTGGGGGACATGGATGTTAGTGAAAGGGTTCTTTCGATATTGAGCAATGTAGTGTCCACTCCAGAAGGTAGAAAAGGGATTAGCATTGCCCCAGAAGCATTCCCAATTTTGGTTGATGTGTTGAATTGGACTGATTCCCCAGGGTGTCAAGAGAAAGCATCATACATTCTCATGGTGATGGCACATAAGGCATATAGAGACAGGCAAGCCATGATTGAAGCAGGCATCGTTTCATCACTGCTTGAATTGACACTTTTAGGTAGCATGTTAGCACAAAAGAGAGCTTCTAGGATTTTGGAGGTATTGAGAGTGGATAAAGGGAAGCAAGTTTCGGGTAACTTAGGCGGGAATACAAGTGCAGCAGTGTCTGCTCCAATTTACGGGTCATCGGCAAATCAATACGGAAAAGATTGCTTGGTGGAAGAAGGGATGATGAGTGAGGAGAAGAAAGCTGTTAAACTATTGGTCCAACAAAGTTTGCAGAACAATATGAAGAGAATTGTGAATAGAGCCAATTTGCCTCAAGATTTTGTTCCATCAGAACATCTCAAGTCCCTCACGGCTAGCTCAACTTCAAAGAGCTTACCCTTTTGA